The proteins below are encoded in one region of Ktedonobacterales bacterium:
- a CDS encoding cellulase family glycosylhydrolase, producing MKPCAFCQGPKDPISGICRRCGRMAQDDPFILTTPPPTPSFLHVATAESQCPGCGEAIIADQRFCRKCGLALPTLSTQPEGQLIGQRAGAKESEAEALPSSAPTFQTSPGSTGAWWETPTVPVVQTQARDTVSSGVRRRRVWLSLLLLVVGLGSIGGYLVLHAQTQEPGRKVSSVGTPGANPTSGLAPTPTASPPVGSGYWHTSGIQIVDANNHPVRIAGLNWFGFESPTYVVHGLGQRDYHDLLRQIKSLGYNTIRIPFSDQLFFANSVPNGISFNNGMNQDLQGLNGLQILDKIVAASGQVGLRIILDHHGIDAGSQTKLWSAPDCSVSCFEADWLMLATHYLGNTTVIGADLDNEPHAAACWGCGNPSVDWQMEAQSLGNKILAINPHWLIFVEGVECYKGDCYWWGGNLEGVADTPVQLNVPNQVVYSPHDYPPDVYNLHYFNEPDYPDNLPGIWDAHWGFIVKEGIAPLMLGEFGTLLTTTKDQQWFTSIIAYLGNGVTGISWTYWALNPDSVDTGGILQNDWATVNQQKQDYLNPIEFPLV from the coding sequence ATGAAGCCATGTGCCTTTTGTCAGGGACCAAAAGACCCGATCAGCGGCATCTGTCGTCGGTGTGGCCGGATGGCCCAGGATGACCCGTTTATTCTAACCACACCACCTCCAACCCCATCTTTCCTCCATGTCGCAACCGCTGAAAGCCAATGTCCAGGTTGTGGGGAAGCGATCATCGCCGACCAGCGGTTTTGCAGGAAATGTGGGCTGGCGCTGCCCACCCTTTCCACCCAGCCAGAGGGCCAACTGATCGGTCAGCGCGCTGGCGCAAAGGAGAGCGAAGCAGAAGCCCTCCCCAGCAGCGCGCCCACGTTCCAAACGTCTCCAGGCTCGACAGGCGCGTGGTGGGAAACTCCCACCGTGCCAGTAGTCCAGACGCAGGCGCGCGATACCGTCTCGTCTGGTGTGCGGCGGCGGCGGGTCTGGCTCAGCCTCTTACTCCTGGTGGTCGGCCTCGGCAGCATCGGCGGCTATCTGGTCCTGCATGCTCAGACGCAGGAGCCTGGCCGCAAGGTGAGCAGCGTCGGTACGCCCGGAGCAAACCCAACCAGCGGGCTGGCCCCGACCCCAACCGCCTCGCCGCCGGTCGGGTCCGGCTACTGGCACACCAGCGGCATCCAAATTGTGGATGCAAACAATCATCCGGTGCGAATTGCAGGCCTCAACTGGTTTGGCTTTGAATCGCCTACCTACGTGGTTCACGGCCTGGGGCAGCGCGATTACCACGATCTGCTCCGCCAAATCAAAAGCCTTGGCTATAACACCATCCGCATACCATTCTCTGATCAGTTGTTTTTTGCTAATAGTGTCCCAAACGGCATCTCGTTTAACAACGGCATGAACCAGGATCTGCAAGGACTCAACGGGTTGCAGATTCTGGATAAAATTGTGGCCGCGTCCGGTCAAGTGGGCTTGCGGATTATTCTGGACCATCACGGCATAGACGCTGGCTCGCAAACCAAACTCTGGTCAGCGCCTGATTGTTCTGTATCCTGCTTTGAGGCGGATTGGCTGATGCTAGCCACCCATTACCTGGGCAACACAACGGTTATTGGAGCGGATCTGGATAACGAGCCGCACGCCGCAGCCTGTTGGGGATGTGGTAATCCCTCAGTAGATTGGCAAATGGAGGCTCAGAGTCTGGGCAATAAGATTCTGGCGATCAACCCTCACTGGCTGATCTTTGTCGAGGGCGTGGAGTGCTACAAAGGGGATTGTTACTGGTGGGGAGGCAACCTGGAAGGGGTAGCCGACACGCCAGTCCAACTCAATGTACCCAATCAGGTCGTCTATTCTCCGCACGACTATCCGCCTGATGTCTATAATCTGCACTACTTTAACGAACCCGATTATCCCGATAACCTGCCTGGCATCTGGGATGCCCATTGGGGCTTTATTGTCAAAGAGGGCATCGCCCCCCTCATGTTAGGGGAGTTCGGCACCCTGTTGACCACGACGAAGGACCAGCAGTGGTTCACGAGCATCATCGCCTATCTGGGCAACGGGGTTACAGGAATAAGCTGGACGTATTGGGCATTAAATCCTGACTCGGTGGACACCGGAGGCATTCTGCAAAATGATTGGGCCACAGTCAACCAGCAGAAACAGGATTACCTGAACCCCATTGAGTTTCCGCTTGTCTAG
- a CDS encoding serine/threonine-protein kinase, translated as MSRLLSRLPGTRLGDYELIEGIGEGGMADVYRAKQLTAFGREVAVKVIRPEFTGDEPFRRRFLREAHAISRLSHPNILPLIEFGEEQGILYLVMPLVREGTLRDLLYNHHGPLSLEETLSLFVPLCDAVQYAHQEEIIHRDIKPQNILLQRHTHVLLADFGIARDRFDTRMTTTGVGLGSVEYMAPEQAEGLADARSDIYSLGIVLYQLLTGVVPYSGLQPLEVLFKKANDPAPDPRWHNPHLPVEIVDILQMALAKAPSQRFETAGALGYAVQQVGPYALRPPLFSQMIEAPASDATTQNSDLTPTTRLARGQTLPEAEEAASSQNLGSLPTRRKYVLLIAVLAAALVLTIGVSSIAYGHLGLAWFHPGAADTDARLLTPTPGGTIQPTQIPGPINTPLPWPTALPQPTPTATPQPTATPTPGPTETPTPQPTATPTPGPTETPTPQPTATTTPDPTNTPTPQPAVPGGPDPGQALPPPSGAAPNPGANN; from the coding sequence ATGTCAAGATTACTCTCTAGATTACCAGGCACGCGCCTGGGCGATTACGAACTGATCGAGGGCATTGGCGAAGGCGGCATGGCCGATGTCTATCGCGCTAAGCAATTAACCGCCTTTGGCCGCGAGGTCGCGGTGAAGGTTATCCGACCAGAATTTACGGGAGATGAGCCTTTTCGTCGGCGCTTTCTGCGCGAGGCCCACGCTATCTCCAGGCTTTCCCACCCCAACATCTTGCCGCTTATCGAGTTTGGCGAGGAGCAGGGCATTCTTTATCTCGTCATGCCTTTGGTACGCGAAGGCACGCTGCGTGATCTGCTCTACAACCATCATGGGCCACTGTCTCTGGAGGAAACGCTTTCCCTCTTCGTCCCGCTCTGTGACGCTGTGCAGTATGCCCATCAGGAAGAAATTATTCACCGCGATATTAAGCCCCAGAATATCCTGCTGCAACGCCACACCCATGTTTTGCTCGCTGACTTTGGCATTGCGCGTGATCGCTTCGATACCAGGATGACGACAACTGGCGTGGGGCTGGGCAGCGTAGAATATATGGCTCCAGAACAAGCGGAAGGTCTGGCGGATGCGCGCAGCGACATCTACAGCCTGGGGATTGTTCTCTATCAACTGCTCACCGGAGTCGTACCGTACTCTGGTTTGCAGCCGCTTGAGGTGCTTTTCAAGAAGGCAAACGACCCGGCTCCCGACCCACGCTGGCATAATCCCCATCTGCCTGTCGAGATCGTGGATATTCTCCAGATGGCACTCGCCAAAGCCCCCAGCCAGCGCTTTGAAACTGCCGGGGCATTAGGGTACGCCGTCCAGCAAGTCGGGCCTTATGCTCTTCGCCCTCCACTCTTCAGTCAGATGATCGAAGCGCCCGCCTCTGACGCGACCACTCAAAATAGCGACCTGACGCCCACTACGCGTCTAGCCAGGGGCCAGACGTTACCAGAGGCCGAGGAGGCTGCGAGCAGCCAGAACCTCGGAAGTCTTCCCACTAGGCGCAAGTATGTCCTGCTCATCGCTGTGCTGGCCGCCGCACTGGTATTGACGATTGGTGTTTCCTCAATTGCTTATGGGCATTTGGGCCTGGCCTGGTTTCATCCTGGCGCTGCTGATACAGACGCCCGGCTCCTGACCCCCACGCCGGGCGGAACCATCCAGCCCACACAGATACCCGGCCCTATCAACACGCCTCTACCCTGGCCTACGGCACTACCCCAACCCACCCCAACCGCCACGCCTCAGCCCACTGCGACGCCGACGCCTGGCCCGACAGAGACGCCAACACCGCAGCCCACTGCGACGCCGACACCTGGCCCGACAGAGACGCCGACGCCTCAGCCCACTGCGACGACAACGCCTGATCCGACAAACACACCAACACCGCAGCCCGCTGTGCCGGGGGGACCAGACCCTGGTCAGGCGCTACCCCCCCCGTCCGGCGCCGCGCCCAACCCTGGCGCGAACAATTGA
- the guaB gene encoding IMP dehydrogenase has protein sequence MTTLLDWEEKFGAQGLTFDDVLLIPAASSVLPSDVSTRTRLTNSIELRIPIVSAAMDTVTEARLAIALAREGGIGIVHRNLSIEDQAAEVDKVKRSESGMITDPITLAPGDSLRSALASMANYHISGIPITEQGKLVGILTNRDLRFESNLDRPIGEVMTREHLITVPVGTTLEQAETILHRYKVEKLPVVDEQGMLKGLITVKDIQKKTQYPHAAKDERGRLRVGAAVGVGPDCEERCAALIAEDVDVLVVDTSHGHSRMVLEAVVRIKRRFGQQAQIIAGNVATASGVEALIEAGVDAVKVGIGAGAICTTRIVAGVGVPQISAIYECAQAAARYHIPVIGDGGIQYSGDIAKAIAAGADTVMLGGLLAGVDESPGELIISQGERYKDYRGMGSIGAMKRRSYSKDRYFQDGVSDESRLIAEGIEGRVPYKGPLGSMTYQLVGGLRQAMGYCGAATIAEMQAATRFTRITSAGLRESHPHDVFITKEAPNYAVNPR, from the coding sequence ATGACTACGCTGCTGGATTGGGAGGAGAAATTTGGCGCACAGGGTCTTACCTTCGATGATGTGCTGCTCATCCCAGCCGCATCTTCAGTGCTTCCCTCCGATGTCTCCACCCGCACCCGGCTCACCAACTCCATTGAATTACGCATCCCCATCGTCTCAGCCGCTATGGATACCGTCACAGAAGCCAGGCTCGCCATTGCCCTGGCCCGTGAAGGCGGCATAGGCATTGTTCATCGCAATCTTTCTATTGAAGATCAGGCAGCAGAAGTTGATAAAGTCAAACGCTCGGAATCGGGAATGATTACCGATCCGATTACCCTGGCGCCAGGCGACTCGCTGCGCAGCGCCCTGGCCTCGATGGCAAACTATCATATCTCCGGCATCCCCATCACCGAACAGGGCAAACTGGTGGGCATCCTCACCAACCGCGACCTGCGCTTCGAGAGCAACCTGGACCGCCCCATCGGCGAGGTCATGACCCGTGAGCATCTCATCACCGTTCCAGTCGGCACCACGCTTGAACAGGCGGAAACGATTCTACACCGCTACAAAGTCGAAAAGTTGCCGGTTGTTGATGAGCAGGGCATGCTCAAGGGGCTGATTACTGTCAAAGACATCCAGAAGAAAACACAGTATCCCCACGCGGCCAAAGATGAGCGTGGTCGGCTGCGCGTCGGGGCAGCGGTTGGCGTGGGGCCAGATTGTGAAGAACGCTGCGCCGCATTGATTGCTGAAGATGTAGATGTGCTGGTGGTTGATACCTCTCACGGCCATTCGCGCATGGTGCTGGAGGCCGTCGTGCGCATCAAGCGCCGCTTCGGTCAGCAGGCACAGATTATCGCGGGCAATGTCGCTACTGCCAGCGGCGTCGAAGCATTGATCGAGGCTGGCGTTGATGCGGTGAAAGTGGGCATTGGCGCTGGAGCCATCTGCACCACGCGCATTGTCGCGGGCGTCGGCGTCCCTCAGATCAGCGCCATTTACGAGTGCGCGCAGGCCGCCGCTCGTTATCATATTCCCGTCATCGGCGATGGTGGCATCCAGTATTCAGGAGACATTGCCAAGGCGATTGCGGCGGGAGCCGATACCGTCATGCTCGGCGGCTTGCTCGCCGGAGTTGATGAAAGCCCCGGCGAACTGATCATCTCCCAGGGCGAACGCTATAAAGACTATCGAGGCATGGGGTCCATTGGCGCGATGAAGCGGCGCAGCTACAGCAAAGACCGCTACTTCCAGGATGGCGTCAGCGACGAATCGCGGCTCATCGCCGAAGGCATCGAGGGGCGCGTCCCCTATAAAGGGCCGCTCGGCTCTATGACCTACCAACTGGTCGGCGGGTTGCGCCAGGCGATGGGCTATTGCGGCGCGGCCACCATTGCGGAGATGCAAGCCGCCACGCGCTTCACACGCATCACCAGCGCGGGCCTGCGCGAGAGCCATCCACACGATGTCTTTATCACCAAGGAAGCCCCTAACTACGCCGTGAACCCACGCTGA
- the murA gene encoding UDP-N-acetylglucosamine 1-carboxyvinyltransferase: MSEIVTADRVACYLVEGGAPLRGTVRVSGAKNAATKMLVASLLTEEPCTLHNTPRIGDVTITESLLRAIGAEISWLPDHPSTILIKTANISNHAPPQELGRMNRLAVLTLGPMLHRCGQARIPAPGGDKIGPRPINFHIEGLMQMGAEIKFRDGCFYAKAKRLKGATIRLPFPSVGTTENLLMTASLAKGVTIIENAAIEPEIMDLIKFLQKMGAIIELKVDRKIVVEGVDRLRGATHHILPDRLEAVSLAIAAYLTRGDVRLQGASQDHLLTFLNTLYRIGLDFSVEEDAIRFFDTGCVPRSIAIETDVHPGFMTDWQQPFTVLLTQARGMSVVHETIYEDRFGFTQELNRMGADIGLYTKCLGEMACRFREKDYFHSCIVRGPTPLSGAALTIPDIRAGCSYILAALCANGASTLMGIEHIERGYERLPEKLRMLGAQIEKLDGREAGEALVGQ, translated from the coding sequence ATGAGCGAGATTGTCACGGCTGATCGTGTTGCCTGCTATCTGGTAGAGGGAGGAGCGCCGCTGCGTGGGACAGTCCGCGTGAGCGGCGCGAAAAACGCCGCTACCAAAATGCTGGTTGCCTCACTTCTGACTGAAGAGCCATGTACCCTGCATAACACGCCGCGTATTGGGGATGTGACCATTACCGAGAGCCTCTTACGGGCGATTGGCGCGGAGATAAGCTGGCTGCCGGACCATCCCTCGACTATCTTGATTAAAACGGCGAACATCAGCAATCATGCCCCGCCGCAAGAGCTTGGACGGATGAATCGGCTGGCGGTGTTAACCCTGGGGCCGATGCTCCACCGCTGCGGCCAGGCCAGGATTCCGGCGCCAGGAGGTGACAAGATTGGCCCGCGCCCCATCAACTTCCATATCGAAGGGTTGATGCAGATGGGCGCGGAGATCAAGTTTCGGGATGGCTGTTTTTACGCGAAGGCTAAACGCTTGAAGGGCGCAACGATTCGACTGCCCTTTCCCAGTGTGGGCACGACCGAGAACCTTTTGATGACCGCCTCGCTGGCAAAAGGCGTGACGATTATCGAGAACGCCGCTATCGAGCCGGAGATTATGGACCTCATCAAGTTCCTGCAAAAGATGGGGGCGATTATCGAACTCAAGGTGGACCGCAAGATTGTTGTGGAAGGGGTAGATCGGCTGCGCGGGGCGACGCATCATATTCTCCCTGACCGGCTGGAGGCCGTTTCGCTGGCGATTGCCGCCTATCTGACCAGAGGGGATGTGCGGCTCCAGGGGGCAAGCCAGGATCACCTGCTGACCTTCCTGAACACGCTCTATCGCATCGGGTTAGATTTCTCGGTGGAAGAAGACGCCATTCGCTTTTTTGATACCGGCTGTGTGCCTCGCTCTATAGCGATAGAGACGGATGTGCATCCAGGTTTTATGACCGACTGGCAGCAGCCCTTTACTGTGTTGCTGACGCAGGCCAGAGGGATGTCGGTGGTCCACGAGACGATCTATGAAGATCGCTTTGGTTTTACGCAAGAGTTAAACCGGATGGGCGCTGACATCGGGCTGTATACAAAATGCCTGGGGGAGATGGCCTGCCGCTTCCGCGAGAAGGACTATTTCCATAGCTGTATCGTGCGCGGTCCAACGCCGCTTTCAGGCGCGGCGCTCACCATTCCTGATATTCGCGCGGGCTGCTCCTATATCCTGGCGGCGCTGTGCGCGAATGGCGCTTCAACGCTGATGGGCATCGAACATATTGAGCGCGGCTATGAACGGCTGCCTGAAAAACTGCGAATGCTGGGGGCGCAGATCGAGAAGCTGGATGGCCGCGAGGCTGGCGAAGCGCTGGTGGGCCAGTAG
- a CDS encoding FAD-dependent oxidoreductase has translation MGDNNAMTPQLANQDYDVVIIGAGLGGLLSAAQCLQRGMRVAVLERLAHCGGRFTAKTFQGAQISTGAVHMLPFGSNGVLAGMLRRLAVPHYVYDAEVFASFFVHGRQHVCRSLLGVASFLGPRQFTRFVLLGPTLMARRLPADERDLPFTDWLKKYHVTPTSSPELYAFFERISHFALSVPLEEISALEVAETTKNMFRYGPPGIVEGGCAAVTGELERRVREQGGEVRLRHDVVRVLTEEGAVTGVHARDKATGEESILHAPLVISNVGPRATARMAQGVVEHSAPIREAVGLKVHVLSDRSLIPHKGIMYCLDTERIAGMVQPSNCDRRLAPPGKHLLITHQVMRSDDVEQERALAVADLRRIIGPDFERDCRVLTISQYRGEWPVNRAQQGADFAPEIGLRGLYLVGDAIKPSGYLMVEGVAQSVNQMLDLLDDLDRGGTAPATKMEPAAAARSERRSGASHIPRKPGAARALYWLVAPPPPARQKHLPTRSEPQ, from the coding sequence TTGGGCGATAACAACGCGATGACGCCCCAATTGGCAAACCAGGACTACGATGTGGTCATCATTGGGGCCGGGCTGGGTGGCCTGCTCAGCGCGGCCCAATGTTTACAGCGCGGCATGCGCGTGGCTGTGCTGGAGCGCCTGGCGCACTGCGGCGGGCGCTTTACGGCGAAAACGTTCCAGGGGGCGCAGATCAGCACCGGCGCGGTGCATATGCTGCCCTTTGGCTCGAATGGCGTGCTGGCGGGGATGCTGCGACGCCTGGCGGTGCCGCATTACGTGTATGACGCGGAAGTCTTTGCCTCTTTTTTTGTGCATGGCCGCCAGCATGTCTGCCGCTCCCTGCTGGGCGTCGCCTCGTTCCTGGGGCCGCGCCAGTTTACGCGCTTTGTGCTGCTGGGGCCAACGCTGATGGCTCGACGTTTGCCCGCCGATGAGCGCGATCTGCCCTTCACCGACTGGCTGAAGAAATACCATGTGACCCCGACCAGCTCCCCCGAACTCTATGCTTTCTTTGAGCGCATCTCGCATTTTGCGCTGAGCGTCCCCCTGGAGGAGATAAGCGCGCTGGAGGTTGCCGAGACGACCAAAAATATGTTCCGCTATGGGCCGCCGGGCATTGTGGAGGGCGGCTGCGCGGCGGTGACTGGAGAATTGGAGCGGCGCGTGCGCGAGCAGGGGGGAGAGGTGCGTCTGCGGCACGATGTCGTGCGCGTGCTGACGGAGGAGGGCGCGGTGACGGGCGTGCATGCGCGCGACAAAGCAACGGGCGAGGAAAGCATCCTGCATGCGCCGCTGGTGATTAGCAATGTTGGGCCGCGCGCGACGGCGCGAATGGCGCAAGGCGTGGTCGAACATAGCGCGCCGATCCGCGAGGCGGTTGGTCTGAAGGTCCATGTACTCAGTGATCGCTCGCTGATTCCGCATAAGGGGATTATGTATTGCCTGGATACCGAGCGGATAGCGGGTATGGTGCAGCCCAGCAATTGTGACCGGCGGCTGGCCCCGCCGGGTAAGCACCTGCTGATTACGCATCAGGTGATGCGCTCGGATGATGTGGAGCAGGAGCGCGCGCTGGCGGTGGCTGACCTGCGCCGGATTATCGGCCCCGATTTTGAGCGCGATTGTCGGGTGCTGACGATCAGCCAGTATCGCGGGGAATGGCCGGTCAACCGGGCGCAGCAGGGCGCAGATTTTGCGCCGGAGATCGGCTTGCGCGGCCTCTATCTGGTGGGCGACGCGATCAAACCATCGGGCTATCTGATGGTTGAAGGCGTGGCGCAAAGCGTGAATCAGATGCTTGATCTGCTGGATGATCTGGATCGCGGAGGCACTGCGCCAGCCACGAAGATGGAGCCAGCAGCGGCTGCCAGATCGGAGAGGCGATCAGGCGCGTCACATATCCCGCGCAAGCCAGGGGCGGCCCGCGCGCTCTACTGGCTGGTCGCGCCACCGCCGCCAGCCAGGCAAAAGCATCTGCCGACCAGAAGCGAGCCGCAGTGA
- a CDS encoding FHA domain-containing protein: MERCPNCGVETRPGDQFCLNCGNRLTGSQPAGNQNPWGAPQQPAGPAAPVFPTPGPGAPPFHQWGPPPGSSPASFEPPTSPTLPTAQAPFDPGHDASGTTVANTGGPVREDPTMISPPEVLEATMVAPEAPAPEALAPTAMAPVAEPPDAGNAGDYLETVVASMETRAAVEEEVDVTITSVNESPAKLIVSRNGQTREFLLKKPDISIGRAPSNDIALSGDQLASRRHALIHFDGVSYVIRDLVSANGTYINGVELRSPTPLSNGDHVGVGEHELIFFSVAESAAEPTTMTFHQPEAAEVNPETVPVPGQADTLEPFGAYVTQGDSVAAGAWENAAVSQEDVEEEIKTTTDAELVETAGASVSAAFATVTYEEQDDAYPQASAYPEMASASAQAEVEVPEATIIERIELTEESSVSVVEEEEEVEEGAPADISIAERLRLTETVNEEDMPLPVPQLPEIPTMLSAIKSLDSTTAEMRENLRQAKILEEEAQRLRDQLRAATDAISNHDNSVAILAQRLRVGVADVSNRLNKVIEEVQRADESLSIADLMKLIDDVRSDPRDIYTLGSLARRARELAQFFEMHQHVNQILSECLATLNDLLSAEQAVPES; the protein is encoded by the coding sequence ATGGAGCGATGTCCAAATTGTGGTGTTGAGACGCGGCCAGGAGATCAATTTTGTCTGAATTGTGGCAATCGGCTGACCGGCTCTCAACCCGCTGGCAATCAAAATCCCTGGGGAGCGCCGCAGCAGCCAGCAGGGCCTGCGGCGCCAGTGTTCCCAACGCCAGGGCCGGGAGCGCCTCCTTTTCATCAATGGGGGCCGCCACCAGGGTCGTCGCCCGCCTCATTCGAGCCGCCAACTTCACCGACCTTGCCAACAGCGCAGGCGCCGTTTGATCCAGGGCATGACGCGAGCGGGACGACGGTGGCGAATACCGGAGGCCCGGTAAGAGAAGACCCGACGATGATTTCGCCGCCGGAGGTGCTGGAGGCTACTATGGTGGCGCCAGAGGCTCCCGCGCCAGAAGCGTTGGCGCCTACGGCAATGGCCCCTGTGGCGGAGCCGCCCGACGCTGGCAATGCTGGCGATTACCTGGAGACAGTTGTTGCCAGCATGGAGACACGAGCGGCGGTGGAGGAGGAGGTGGACGTGACCATTACCAGTGTCAATGAGTCGCCTGCCAAGCTGATTGTCAGCAGAAATGGGCAAACGCGGGAGTTTCTCTTGAAGAAGCCAGATATTTCTATTGGCCGCGCGCCCAGCAACGATATTGCGCTTTCTGGCGATCAATTGGCTTCCCGGCGGCATGCGTTGATCCATTTCGATGGGGTCAGTTATGTCATTCGTGATCTGGTGAGCGCCAACGGCACCTATATTAACGGCGTCGAACTGCGTTCCCCTACCCCACTGAGCAATGGCGATCATGTTGGTGTTGGCGAGCATGAGTTGATCTTCTTCTCCGTTGCTGAGAGCGCAGCCGAGCCAACGACCATGACCTTTCACCAGCCAGAGGCGGCGGAGGTCAACCCTGAGACAGTTCCGGTGCCGGGCCAGGCTGATACCCTGGAGCCTTTTGGGGCGTATGTGACCCAGGGCGATTCTGTCGCTGCGGGCGCGTGGGAGAATGCAGCGGTTTCTCAGGAGGATGTAGAAGAGGAGATCAAGACGACGACGGACGCGGAGTTGGTGGAGACGGCAGGCGCCAGCGTCTCGGCTGCTTTTGCGACGGTGACCTATGAGGAGCAGGATGATGCGTATCCGCAAGCCTCAGCCTATCCTGAGATGGCGTCGGCGTCGGCTCAGGCTGAGGTGGAGGTACCGGAAGCGACCATTATTGAGCGGATTGAACTCACCGAGGAATCGTCGGTGAGCGTGGTGGAGGAAGAAGAAGAGGTTGAGGAAGGCGCCCCGGCAGATATATCCATCGCAGAACGCTTGAGACTGACTGAGACGGTGAATGAGGAGGACATGCCCTTGCCAGTACCACAATTGCCTGAAATCCCTACCATGCTGAGCGCGATCAAATCGCTGGATTCGACGACTGCCGAGATGCGCGAGAATCTGCGCCAGGCGAAGATTCTGGAGGAAGAAGCGCAGCGCCTCCGCGATCAACTGCGGGCTGCTACTGATGCTATCTCCAATCATGATAACTCGGTAGCTATCCTGGCACAACGCCTGCGGGTAGGGGTTGCGGATGTATCGAATCGTCTAAACAAGGTGATTGAAGAAGTGCAGCGCGCCGATGAGTCGCTCTCGATTGCGGACCTGATGAAGCTGATTGATGATGTGCGCAGTGATCCGCGCGACATTTATACGCTGGGCAGCCTGGCCCGGCGCGCGCGAGAACTGGCGCAGTTCTTCGAGATGCACCAGCATGTCAATCAGATTCTGAGTGAGTGCCTGGCGACGCTGAATGACCTGCTCTCTGCCGAGCAGGCGGTGCCGGAAAGCTAG
- a CDS encoding type I 3-dehydroquinate dehydratase: MVNRIAASLALPDTQACLAALHALAPTISMAEIRLDMMASFDLPRLVGEAPCPLILTCRPPREGGAFQGQEAERLDILTQGMDLGCAYIDSEWDSLAALAARRSSATRLIVSRHWTDHMPSDLWGAYETLRSQTDVVKLVGLAQRPADLLPIFEFLRRATSPVIGLAMGNAGRLTRLLAPAFPHCLLTYAAPSAAAITAPGQLSVQEMTEIYHINALSPQTQIHIHLCATEASAQAAIEQNSRMTHGEAISIPLLVSAEEVGRLAAGLRASLPNLTLTFDPALAGTG; this comes from the coding sequence ATGGTGAACAGAATCGCCGCCTCGCTGGCGCTCCCCGATACTCAAGCCTGCCTGGCCGCTCTTCACGCGCTGGCGCCGACTATCAGCATGGCCGAGATTCGCCTGGACATGATGGCTTCCTTCGATCTCCCTCGCCTGGTTGGCGAAGCGCCCTGCCCCCTGATTCTCACCTGTCGCCCGCCCCGCGAAGGCGGCGCGTTCCAGGGCCAGGAAGCCGAGCGCCTGGACATTCTGACTCAGGGTATGGACCTGGGCTGCGCCTATATAGATAGCGAATGGGACAGCCTCGCAGCCCTGGCCGCGCGCCGCAGCAGCGCCACGCGGCTGATCGTTTCGCGCCACTGGACCGACCACATGCCTTCAGACCTGTGGGGCGCCTACGAAACGCTGCGCAGCCAGACCGATGTGGTCAAGCTCGTTGGCCTGGCCCAACGCCCAGCCGATCTCTTACCTATCTTCGAGTTCTTGCGGCGCGCCACCAGTCCGGTAATCGGCCTGGCGATGGGCAACGCCGGGCGACTCACACGGCTGCTCGCGCCCGCCTTCCCCCACTGCCTGCTGACATATGCGGCTCCCAGCGCGGCGGCCATCACCGCCCCAGGACAACTGAGCGTGCAAGAAATGACCGAAATCTATCATATAAACGCCCTCAGCCCTCAGACGCAGATTCATATCCACCTGTGCGCCACAGAGGCATCCGCACAGGCAGCCATTGAACAGAACAGCAGGATGACGCATGGAGAAGCGATCTCTATCCCTCTGCTCGTTTCCGCAGAAGAAGTCGGGCGCCTGGCAGCCGGATTGCGCGCCAGCCTGCCAAACCTCACCCTGACTTTCGATCCGGCGCTGGCTGGGACAGGCTGA